One window of the Chryseobacterium sp. CY350 genome contains the following:
- a CDS encoding J domain-containing protein: MAYIDYYKILGVDKNATPEDIKKAYRKLARKLHPDLNPGDKEAEKKFKELNEANEVLSNVENRAKYDKYGGNWKHGEEYEKAQQQQKQYQSQGGGNYGGGFAGADFGEGEDFSDFFQSMFGGEGGGFGRSSRGSASGKFKGQDVQAELTLNLKEAAKSHQQIFDINGKKVRITIPAGVYDGQQIKLKGHGNSGFNGGPTGDLYITFNVIPDPNFERAGNDLKTKVAIDLYTAVLGGDIKVETLEGSVNLKVKPETQNGTTVRLKGKGFPVYKKEGESGDLFVTYEVKLPTNLTEKQKELFEQLKNS; encoded by the coding sequence ATGGCTTATATAGATTACTATAAAATTTTAGGTGTAGATAAAAATGCGACACCAGAAGATATCAAAAAAGCATATCGAAAACTCGCAAGAAAACTGCATCCGGATCTCAATCCGGGTGATAAAGAAGCGGAGAAAAAATTTAAAGAACTCAATGAAGCCAATGAAGTTCTCAGCAATGTTGAAAACCGTGCTAAATATGATAAATATGGAGGAAATTGGAAGCATGGTGAAGAATATGAAAAGGCTCAGCAACAACAAAAACAATATCAAAGTCAGGGTGGTGGTAATTATGGCGGTGGTTTTGCCGGTGCTGATTTTGGTGAGGGCGAAGATTTTTCAGATTTTTTCCAAAGTATGTTTGGTGGTGAAGGTGGCGGTTTCGGAAGAAGTTCACGCGGAAGTGCTTCAGGGAAATTTAAAGGTCAGGATGTTCAGGCAGAGTTGACTTTAAACCTGAAAGAAGCTGCAAAATCCCATCAGCAGATTTTTGACATTAATGGTAAAAAGGTGAGAATTACAATTCCTGCCGGAGTTTATGACGGACAGCAAATCAAATTAAAAGGTCACGGGAATTCTGGTTTTAACGGCGGACCAACGGGAGATTTGTATATTACTTTTAATGTTATTCCGGATCCGAATTTTGAAAGAGCAGGAAATGATCTGAAAACAAAAGTGGCAATAGATCTCTATACTGCAGTTTTGGGTGGAGATATAAAAGTAGAAACCTTGGAGGGAAGCGTAAATCTTAAAGTAAAACCCGAAACTCAAAACGGAACAACCGTGAGATTGAAAGGAAAAGGATTTCCGGTTTATAAAAAGGAAGGAGAATCTGGTGATCTTTTTGTGACATACGAAGTGAAGTTGCCAACTAATCTTACCGAAAAGCAGAAAGAACTTTTTGAACAACTTAAAAATTCTTAA
- a CDS encoding DUF779 domain-containing protein, whose protein sequence is MEAKDKISRLSVTEKALDLIWELEKKHGELMFYQAGGCCEGTQPQCFEKGGYFPRMNDAMIGTINGHEFWIDRDLFEYWQYSHFTLDVLEGFGPGGFSLETPLGKTFKVHYKLFTSEELQNLEPVKRSE, encoded by the coding sequence ATGGAAGCTAAAGATAAAATATCAAGACTCTCAGTCACAGAAAAAGCTCTTGATTTAATTTGGGAACTTGAAAAAAAACACGGTGAACTAATGTTTTACCAAGCGGGAGGATGTTGCGAAGGTACTCAGCCTCAATGCTTTGAAAAAGGAGGCTATTTTCCCAGAATGAATGATGCTATGATCGGAACCATCAACGGACACGAATTCTGGATCGACCGTGACCTATTTGAATATTGGCAGTATTCACATTTCACATTAGATGTTCTGGAAGGTTTCGGGCCTGGTGGATTTTCTTTGGAAACTCCTTTAGGGAAAACATTTAAAGTACATTATAAGCTTTTCACTTCTGAAGAACTTCAAAATTTAGAACCTGTAAAGCGAAGTGAGTAA
- a CDS encoding dicarboxylate/amino acid:cation symporter has protein sequence MKEVLKNYSGIIFLLIGITVGSILGIVAPQIVDYIKPLGDIFLNLLFVSVVPLVFFAVSNSISSLEQQSKFGRIIFAMIFTFLLFILVAAIFTIGMVYLFPVSSISGSSEIISEATKEENWGDRIVSFFTVGEFTEVFSRKNMLALLIFAFLTGFAARKSGENGKPFRIFIASGYEVMKELLLMIMKIAPIGLGAYFAYQVATLGPQLFGFYAKPLGLYYISGIIYFFVFFSLYAFIADRKNGIKNFWKNAIFPTVTALSTCSSFATMPTNLVAASKIGIPSSIANLVIPIGTTLHKNGSSMSSIIKIYVAFQIIGRDFFEPSNLLLALGITVFVSIVAGGIPNGGYIGEMLMISVYQLPQEAVPAVIIIGTLVDPLATVLNAVGDIVAAMFVNRFVKV, from the coding sequence ATGAAAGAGGTTTTAAAAAACTATTCAGGAATTATTTTTTTACTGATAGGAATCACTGTTGGCAGTATTCTCGGGATCGTTGCACCCCAAATAGTCGATTACATAAAACCTTTAGGAGATATTTTTCTCAATCTTCTTTTTGTAAGTGTAGTTCCTTTGGTATTTTTTGCAGTTTCCAATTCTATTTCATCTCTGGAACAGCAATCAAAGTTTGGAAGGATCATATTCGCAATGATTTTCACCTTTTTGCTTTTTATACTTGTAGCTGCTATTTTCACAATAGGAATGGTTTATTTATTTCCTGTCTCTTCAATTTCGGGAAGTTCTGAAATCATTAGTGAAGCTACCAAGGAAGAAAACTGGGGTGACAGAATCGTTAGTTTTTTCACCGTGGGAGAATTTACCGAGGTCTTTTCCCGAAAAAACATGTTGGCTTTGTTGATTTTTGCATTTCTAACGGGTTTTGCAGCAAGGAAATCCGGCGAAAACGGAAAACCTTTCAGAATTTTTATTGCATCAGGTTATGAAGTGATGAAAGAATTGCTTTTAATGATCATGAAAATCGCCCCGATTGGCCTGGGAGCTTATTTTGCCTATCAAGTCGCAACTTTAGGACCTCAACTTTTTGGATTTTATGCTAAACCTTTAGGTCTTTATTATATTTCCGGAATCATTTATTTCTTTGTATTTTTTTCATTGTATGCATTCATCGCTGACCGCAAAAACGGAATCAAAAACTTCTGGAAAAATGCTATCTTCCCTACTGTGACTGCTTTGAGTACGTGCAGTAGTTTTGCGACAATGCCTACCAATCTGGTTGCTGCTTCTAAAATTGGTATACCGAGTTCGATTGCCAATCTTGTAATCCCGATAGGAACGACGCTTCATAAAAACGGTTCGTCAATGTCTTCTATCATTAAAATCTATGTGGCTTTTCAGATCATCGGAAGAGATTTTTTTGAACCGTCAAATCTTCTATTGGCTTTAGGAATTACTGTTTTTGTCAGTATTGTTGCCGGCGGAATTCCTAATGGTGGCTATATTGGCGAAATGCTGATGATTTCAGTTTATCAATTACCACAGGAAGCAGTTCCTGCTGTGATCATTATCGGAACCTTGGTTGATCCTTTGGCAACTGTTTTAAATGCTGTGGGAGATATTGTGGCGGCGATGTTTGTGAATCGATTTGTGAAGGTTTGA